Genomic segment of Coffea arabica cultivar ET-39 chromosome 1e, Coffea Arabica ET-39 HiFi, whole genome shotgun sequence:
CATTCAAAAAGCcaccaaagaagaaaaaaaggaaggaaaaacatTATACGCCATTATAGTCGTTGTACTAATACCAAAAGCATTTCAGTACATTCTGCAACCACAGGCCAGAGGTACTAGTGTACataaatcttttttattatagCTTCTTCCACTAAAAGATGAAAGCAAATTGTTGCAAGAACCCTTGATAATCATTGTGAATGAAAGTGCTGTATATACACAAGTTATTCTAACCAAAACAAAACCTTAATTTGGTTACAGAGATTGCAATCACTTCAATTAACGAATcacaaaattaccattttacCTGCACTTGCTACTGATATCCGTATTTCATATGTtctattttatttccttccgaATCTTCGACTGGTTGATAAGTAATCATTTTACCAGAAAACCACCTTGCTAGAAACAATTGACCACTGGCCAATCTAAAAACCACCATCTAAAACTAATCCCCAATATCCAGAAGCCACATCAATGGACGGTATAATACTCTATCCGTGAAGGAGGGTACGAAAAAAGGAATGGACTTGTTCCTCTTAAATTGTTACTCTAAAGCAAAGCTGGTAGTCTGGGAGTTGAATTTCTGGTGCAGTAATTTTTAAGAGAGAACAAGATTCTAGGACCATGTTCAATTATGTTTCTCCTTTTTACacccaaaaaacaaaatacTGTATGGAttcaagttgaaattttgtaaataaatgCTGCCAAATATCCTCCAAGGGTAACAAAGACCCCAGCACATTATGTTTTGGGCATGCAAAATAGTGACACTATACAACAAGAAGAACAGAAAGTTAAAAAGAAACACAGATAggccccaaaaaaaattttctctgCGTTTTCTTTGtcccttttatttcttttgcaaaaagaaaaggcaaatgaAAGAACAAGtgccaaaaaaagaaaaccgaAAGAAGCCCTTTTATCCGAGGTGAAAGCGAAAGTCTGCTCAAAGGCCTCTTTTAATAGAGCAAAACAGACAAATCTTAAAGCCCAAAAATTTCCCCTTTTTTGCCCAATAAATTACAGATGATAAAAAAGTAAATGTATGCTGGACCGTCTCCTTTCTTCACTATTCCCGTTTCCTTGTCCCACCCCTATGTCTGCAAGGCGCAAGCAAAAACAATTCATCACCTTTTTTCCTCACCACccccccgggggggggggggggggggaaaaaACCCCCCAAAAATCTTTTTCCACTAATTATTCAacaaaatggaaaacaaaacaTATATCATGCCATATATCAACATgcaaaacgaaaaggaaaaggggaaaaaaaagctaacgaatttttttgttttaaaaaagggcaaaaaaataCCTTTCCCTGGGCTCAGAGTCCAAATTATTTTCTCCAAAagagacctcaacacccaaatcaaATTCCTGCGCTATTTGCTCAGCGACTCGGTTTTCAAGACAGGGCTCTTCTTTCTTGGGTGGAGTAACTGAGCCAGAATTGACAGAATCGTTCAACTTGGACCAAGAGTTAGGTTTTGCTTGCGATTCTGGGTGGCCAGTCTCTTTTCTAGAAGGGGGTTTTTGTTGAAATTGTGGCTTTAAAGGAGAGGGCTTTTCGAGCCGCCGTGACCGGAGTTGAAGGTAGCAAGACGAGTCGGAGACGCCGGACAGAGTCGGAGCGGTAGTGGTGGAGGAGGGGGAGGATTGCAAACGTTGAAGGGCTAAGGTTTTGGCACGAGTACGGACACCAAGAGTGGACTGAGAGACTTCCATTACCGCAACGTCCGCTGAGATTTTAGCCTTCCTCATATACTTCCCCATCTTTCTTGCTCCTTTTTCTTTGGCAGCCTGTTTATACGAAATTACTCAAATTTCATGCGAgaatttcgaaaaaaaaaaaaggggaaaaaaacccAGAGGATGTTcggaagaggaagaaaaggacGGAGGTGGGGTGGGCTGCAGTGCgggtggggtggggtggggCTGGGGTGGAGAGTGATGGCCAGAGGGCAGAGACCAGGGAGAGAGGGAAAATAGAAGGGGGACAAATTGGAGGGGTGTTTACTCCTAATACCACACTGACTTTGTAGTTTGTGTACAATGGGACAAAATGAACGGTGTTCACGCTGCCCCGTCCcgttatttgttttcttttctttttcttttttatttttggtacaTGAAATAAATGGATGGTGATAGCtaacttctatttttttttttaattaattcctCTAATTTCTTCGATGTTTGTTTCTAAAGCCAATAAGGGAAggaaataaaaagtaaaaaatccATTTCATCCTTTTGCTCAAAGTTTTGGTTTGTAATGTGACAATTCAACAGCATCTTTGGGAAAATAATCGTGCAGAAAGGGTAAATGTTCAATTtcatcttaaatttttttttttggtttgtaatgTGACAATTCAACAGCATCTTTGGGAAAATAATCGTGCAGAAAGGGTAAATGTTCAATTtcatcttaaatttttttttaaaaaaaaattaacttcaAATGGCTCGTTCAGCGGTATAAATTTGTTGTTTTATGTGATAGATGTACACATAATCACAAATACTAATAACATGGCACCTATTGCCAAATTGGTTTGACTTCAATCTAAGGATGagtttaataaaattaaaatttaaaatatgaaattAATCTGAATTCGTTAAGTGACTAAATTGGTAAGTACTAAATCAGATACAtaagtaataagtgaatagtttattactttttttaaaaaaacaagtTTTGCTTAGGAagtgtcatttaattaattcaaacatactaatatattttttatcatCAAATATGTCTGAATATTTTAAATCTGAACCCATTAAAAAGAAGTGTTGGATTAGATTATCAAATATGGTTTAAGTAAACTCCTTAACAAAGCAAAATTCGATTTGTAATCTTTACCTCCTAGTTTGAGTATAACGAAGCAAAATCTGATTTGTAATCTTTTACCTCCTAGCTTGAGTATACTATGTCAATATTTCAAACCATGTGTTTTTTGGATGTTATTGGTTAATGATGGATTCGGGATTTGTAAAATTGGTAGTTTTTATTGTAACATACAACTTACGCACTAGtacaataaatgtatataaCAACATAACAAATAATATTAATGCAATGATATATAAAAACACAATATATTCTGTCACTCTGTAAATTTGGCGTCTCGCAACCAATCGCATTCatcaaaattttaacaaaatgcATTTGTACTATGAATTGCATCGTGCAATTATTCTGACAAATGCATAATTACGCTATAATCAAAGATAATTGCTGCGGCAATAGTTTGTAAGAAAAAATATACTAAAAAGCTGTCAGAACTGGAATATCCCTCTAATGCTATACAAAAGTTATGAGAataatctcttattaattcgaATGCTCTATAGGATCCTCTACATTTGGAGGGAAATTTTCGTGCAAgattgtttttttaaaaaaataatttttagagTCAAATTATAGCTAGGGTAACTTGGTAATTGCCTAATTGGGACTTTGATTGGATTTGTGATTTACATTATTGTAACGATCGAAGAATATGTAAAAGATTTATGCTTTATTCATTTACATAGACTCTTAATAATAATAGAGAAAATTTAATAGTACTAGtatgtttggatagtaaattatttgagataattttgtgaaaaaatactgtaatacttttttgatattatgtatataaaataaaaaaataattaaaaattgtgTTAATGATGTAAGCAAGTCAAAATATGTAAATAAAATGGAAATAGACGTGTAATCCAAAAACAAGTATGATGAAAGGTGGTTGGCGCTTTAATCAAACGAAGTAGTAGAggtgggcaaaattatccgCTAACCCGAAAACCCGTCatatccgatccgatccgaaaatTAGAATATCCGATTTTTAGTATTTGATCCAGTCAAAAGATGATAGGGTACCCGCTAAGATGCGGGGCGGGTTAaagtcacataattaaaaatccGCGGGGTACCCGATCTGCCccgcatatatattttttatttttattttttttatacacacactataaaataataagttagaactaaataagtaattttattgaacaaattgcattacaaatatgagagactatagtttatttacaagattcatttgtagaggccataatcttatattttatagaaaaaagtttaattaatgtggaacatatatattaaaaattgtgctatttatttcaaacttttattgattttgaattcttttaattttttttcctttatcttatattctcttcacatgcttgtttcttggtgggaaacttttttttagaaaaaaaaattattaaattttagatgaatgtgtaaaatataaaattaaattggtataaattatttttttaaaaaaattaaatgataaatgagACAGGGCGGGTACCGCTGACCCTACCCTATCTCAGCGGGTACCCGCTGATATGCGGGGCGGGTAATTGTCAGAAAATAGTTGACCCGCAAGGTGCGGGTCGGATCAGCCAAATGATAAATGGGATGAGTACCTGACCCGCGCCCACCCCTACCAAGCAGTATGTAATAATAACACAAACACAAATTCAATCAGCGCCAAATCGTGTGGGGGCCTCCACTAGATGCTTGTATCTTAATCAAGTTCTCATTAATTGTAAATAACTATGCTTAGATTTAATTTACTGTGGGATGATAACTCAATCACCTCAATGAGGAGAATCCAATGCAGCAGCCTGCTTCACTTGATAAATTAATGCAGCAGCTTATTACTCCGCAAGCAGTGAAAATGTCCCTGACAAAAGTGGTCAGACAAAAGTCAAACGCACGGGCAATTGTCCACGTTTCTGTCGgtttgacaaataaaaaatggaaacaAAAAAGGTACCAATTCTGGATTGTAagaaatttctttaaaaaaaatttccttgaCACTTATTTAATTAGTTTTGAAAAAACACCCTATAACTCTTAAAAAACACGATCTAAAAGGGAAATATTGGTTTGATAAATAATATGTCTTATTTGTGTTCTCtgattaaattaaaaaatagattCACTTGAGCATAATTATATTTTGGATAATTGTACAATTACGGATACGTCTTTATCTAATCAGTTTATGTTTGAATTGTGTGTAACTTACTTTTTAATTTGGAATTTGTATAAAAATTTATTGTAACTTACTAATAGAATTTGGAAAAAGACTTCTTAGTATTTGAGAGTTAggagaaatttattttattttgttgttttttccttttctttcatctCTTCTTCATCCTTACCGCACCATCCTAGCTCTTCTACCTTCCCCTTCCTCCCTATCTCCCTGCCATCGGCTGCCACCGCCGACCCTTCattgttctctctctctctctcttccctccaCCTCCTCTCTCCCATTTGTCCTTCTCCCCCCTTTCACTGACATCCCTTCTCTCTCCTTTGTGATATTTTAAAGTGTTTTTTAGAGAATTTTTGTAGATATAgttgtaaaaaaattttttgttctaTTAAAAACAAGCCTAAAAATAAGGCTGTCAAACAGAGCCTAAAGTATAATTACAAATTTTTATGCCTTatcaattatttcaaattttaaaaattagtaataGTATGGAACATGCATTAATAAATTGGACACCTCTTTCAAGaatggagcaaaaaaaaaaaaaagtttcctaTTTATCTGGTAAATGTTTCTGAGCAATTGAACTAGTCTTGAGGACTAGTACAGGTGTACAACTTAACTTCGTGGGTAAATAATGCAATTTGAAAGGTTTTGTGATGGCAAAATCCCATTATTATGACATTGGCCCAAAATTCACGTAAAACTCTAACGAGCGAGCCTTGTGAATAGCAAGCTAGACGTAATATGCGCGTGGCGTGGGCAGCCATAACTGAACTGAACTGAACAGCTTGGTCCATCTATCTGTTCATTGGATTCCTTCCTTCCCTTGGTGCAGAACAACCCGTGCAGGAATCATTCCTCCAgttacttgtactactttttcAAGGCAGTCGCGTGTCTTTATTAGTCTTTTAGTCTTTACTTTGATTGATTTCCCACAATCATCAATGTGGACTATTTGAGCTTTGAGGTGTACCCTTTCGAAGCGAAATCTACACACCGGCGTTAAATTTACAAGGCGTATGTATGTCTCCTgatatatactccctccgtcccacttttatagtcctgttttcctttttcatttgtcccaaattgtagtccactttccaattgaagaatgtagttgtattttaattttcctaaaatacccttattcaatgtaagttgttgttactataaacctatcctatttaatgagagtttattctttttttaccatcaattcaagttcccataaaattgtactctaattaatgtgagggtattttaggaaaatagctacTTAAATTTATTGTTCCaataaaattaactatttttttaaaactgtgtgaaaaaagaatcaaaactatcaaagtggaaCGAAGGGACTACTAGTAAAAGTTTAAAGATTCCGACTTTCATATTGTGAATTGGTTGAccaattatttatttcttttcaccCAAACCTCTATCATGTCATGGCTGactgtatctctattttcaacCTTAATGTTCGAGTCCAATTGAAGACTAATAAATACTTGACTTTGAATGGTTAATGAgcttctctctcttctttttttttttttccttggttttCATTATTCATGGTGTTTGAATTCTTGAACTAATGGAAATCATACTAGAGGCACTTTAGGACTTTTTCCTTAAGTATTGAGGGTAACTATTTTTCCTTGTGAAAATTGATGAATTCCATTCCATTCCACGTTCTTCTGCTTTTCGGTTCAAATTCCCTAATCTCTTCACGCGTCCAACATATACACTATGTTGGTGTGTTTGGATATCTCATTATTTCAagtaatattttatttgtatcataaatatattttttaacttatATTTTGATGGTTCAATCCCTTATTTATatcatatatatcacatcacaaaaagtgttacagtaattatttcaaataatgctctgtccaaacaaacttatatatatgcattggGGTTGTAGTTCTCACTCTCCAAGAGACGAGTTTTACTTAGAATTATTCAACCATTTAtggatatttttttttggtttctagGAAAAATAGCTAGCAaactttgataaaaaaaatgggTTGCACTTCAATTGTaaaaaaatacatgtacaattTCTCATACGCTTTTGCATGATATTCTTCTTAGCTGCTTTTTAGTGAAGGATTCGTAGGTTTTAACACCTGGAAGCAAACATAACCAAATTGCATGGGAGCATCTTCGACTTCGAATACTCAAAAACTAGATGACACTTGGGTCCAAATCCAGAGAATTAAAGCTTACTAATAagtattcttttcctttgtttgcCTTTGTTGTTGGTTCCCTCAGCTGCCTATCATCATCCCCTCTCCTTAAATTCTGGCTTTGCCGTACACTTGGAGTTTACGCAGCAAAGCACAAAATCAGCTCAAGTTAATCACTACATCAACCCTTTCAAATTCAATTGG
This window contains:
- the LOC140013317 gene encoding cyclin-dependent kinase inhibitor 3-like isoform X2, with protein sequence MGKYMRKAKISADVAVMEVSQSTLGVRTRAKTLALQRLQSSPSSTTTAPTLSGVSDSSCYLQLRSRRLEKPSPLKPQFQQKPPSRKETGHPESQAKPNSWSKLNDSVNSGSVTPPKKEEPCLENRVAEQIAQEFDLGVEVSFGENNLDSEPRERSTRESTPCSLIRDVDAATPGSSTRRRTVNAVNQISRSAFLENIPSASEIEDFFTRAEQQQQRWYNFDVINDVPLPGRYEWVRVNR
- the LOC140013317 gene encoding cyclin-dependent kinase inhibitor 3-like isoform X1, which encodes MGKYMRKAKISADVAVMEVSQSTLGVRTRAKTLALQRLQSSPSSTTTAPTLSGVSDSSCYLQLRSRRLEKPSPLKPQFQQKPPSRKETGHPESQAKPNSWSKLNDSVNSGSVTPPKKEEPCLENRVAEQIAQEFDLGVEVSFGENNLDSEPRERSTRESTPCSLIRDVDAATPGSSTRRRTVNAVNQISRSAFLENIPSASEIEDFFTRAEQQQQRWFVEKYNFDVINDVPLPGRYEWVRVNR